CACACATTTCCAGCATGCGGGGTCGTTGTTATGGCTCACTCCATTATGTGCAGAAcatattgaaattgatttaaacGCGCCAACAGTTGTGAAAGATCTCGTTTGTGATCAAGCAGATGTAGAACACGCCCCGGTATCACCTTTATGCTTTCAGGTTTGGCCCGCGTTGCCTTCGACGTAACACTATTTCTTGGTTGTTGGGCGGCGGCCGTTCGGGTGCACGAGCTGCTCCTTAGCAATGTGTTGCATCTACCGATGGCATTTTTCGACACGACCCCAACCGGGCGTATATTGCAACGTTTTTCTAAAGATGTGGACGTACTGGACGTTAAGCTACCGGGGCTTCTGCTTGATTGGATTATTTGTGCAATTGAGGTAACACGACGTGGATGGTATTCTGCTTCACGAGCCGTATATTAAGTGTACTAGGTAGTTGTACAGCTATTTGGTCGACATATTTGACACAAGCTTTGCTTTGGCGAAAGCAGTTAGATATACGCATATGATCATTGTTATGGATATGTATATAGATTTACATTTTGTAGGGATGCGTTGAGCTTTTGCACACCGTCACAGGTTTTTTGCCATTGTCATAATAGTGCTTCAACGACGGAAGAGCTTAATTGAACAAGGAGTAAAGCTTATATCCGTAAATGTGATATGTTACCATTTAAGGCCTAGTCTATGGGGTTCTGAACAATGTTATCAAATAAGAGCTGTCGGAATAGGTTTGTTGCTAGTACGCTTTTCTTTATTGTACCTACAACATCATCGATTGATTAATGGACGCATTTATTCATTCATGCCTTTACGTGACTCATTTGGTTTGTGTTTCCAGCGATTTTTTCATCCGTTTGCGATTTGCCACCACAGTTCGGTACGTTGCGCGCGGCAAACCGAATGCATGCGATACTGCTGCGGACCGTCATGCGGCTACCGCTTGCCTTTTTCGACATCACTCCCACCGGGCGCATCCTCAGTCGATTTTCTAAGGATATCGACGTCATGGATAATGATCTTCCCGATACTGTAATAACgatatgttatttattttacgagGTAACATGGTGCATgatttcgctttgtttttgcaatgTGATGTATCCATCATGCACTGTTACACTTCAGCGAAAAGCAGTTTAATTTAAtcccatctttttttttctgtaaaaaaGTAACTGTTCTGTTTGTCCAGTGTATGAGATATCCTTTTGGGAAACGATTCGTTCGATTATGGGAAAGCCTCTGTGCAGACAATAGGACAACAACCGTTCTTATTTCTGtggtgcaaacaaaacattggagTATTATACATTTGGACGTAAAAATTAAACCTATAATCGAAGAGTTGAGGGGAGTTTAAGCTTTTGTGGACATGCTTACACACAATGCCCATTCGATAACTACATAAATCATTCCTAACTCGGTCCCACTCTTTCACGCGGTCTATCTCTTTCCCCACCTCACTACATGTTACCcgtttggttttatgtttctagCATTCTTGTCATTCTTTTGCGACTTATCGCCCCAACTCGGTACGTGGCGTGCCGCAAAGCAACTGCATGCCACGCTGCTGCAGGCGGTGCTACGGTTACCGATTGGCTTTTTCGACATCACCCCGACCGGGCGCATTCTGGGCCGGTTCTCCAAGGATGTCGATATTCTGGATAACACGCTCCCCATTACTGTCAGTGAGCTAAACTATTGCTTCTTTGAGGTAACGTTGTTGGATGGCTCTGTTTCTTTGCTCAATATCGCTTCCGTTGCTACATTTCTACTTTCCACTAATTGTACCATTAAGTTTTTCGTTCATTGTTTTGAGCATACATTTACCTTTTTGTTCCTTGTCCTCCTCCTTGGTTATGTATTTACTTTGTCTTTCTGTTCCAGTCGCTAGATTAAAAGTTATTATATAAGAAGGTAATATAAAGGGGAAAACTTGCATGTCAGAGAGTATCAAGAGTTATTGTACAACACATGTTGTGCAGAATTTAACTTCAAAGTTTaatggaaataataattatgtttaataaaattaagcgACAAACTCAACGGGATGGTTGAAGGTCAAACATAATTCAAGACAATTTCTCAAACGAAAACCCATTTTAGCGTGTATTGAACTGCTTCTCAACCACTGTAGATAAACAATCAGACGCTTCGTGTGTATCTTGTTCATGtacaatgctttttttttcattaaacgcTCGTTTTACATTGTCTGCTAACTGCTCGCCGAAACGTTACgattaaagaatatttttgtCTAAGCCATTTATTATGCGCATGAATCTTTTAGTGCTTTAGAATATAATAATGCTTGCCTAGTAGATAATAAACCACTGTACTATTAGCGTTAACAGTGAAATGTAGTTTGCTGAAGAGGAGACAATATTTACGTAGCGGTAGTGTGAATGCGACACGATTAACTGCACTAATTCACGGTGAGTTACTAACCGTTCTCGTTCTATTTTAACCAACATACGCACATACGTAAAGGTGGTTGCCACGTTGGTAGTGATCTGCATTTCGACGCCAATCTTTGCGGCTGTCATCGTACCGATCGGCATCCTGTACTACGCCGTGCAGCGCTTTTATGTGGCCACATCGCGACAGCTGAAACGTTTGGAGTCGGTGTCACGATCACCGATCTATTCGCACTTTGGCGAAACCATCCAGGGTGTGCAGACGATCCGGGCCTACAGTGTGCAGGATAGGTAAGTATTAATGCTTTAGCTAAGGTGGGAATGGTGTGTCCTTCAGATGTAGTTGTTTGTGTCAGCAATTATTATTGCAACCTTATGCTATAATAATTGGACTGAAAGACACATAGTATAATACCGCGTAATTGAAAACACCGTATGCAAATCAACGTACTACGTACGCTTACCTTTCGCTTTTAGATTCATCACGGAATCGGATGAAAAGGTTGACTCGAATCAACTGTGCTACTGTCCAAGTATCATCGCAAACCGCTGGCTTGCCGTACGGCTCGAGATGGTTGGCAACTTGATCATTTTGTTCGCCGCGCTGTTCGCCGTACTCGGGCGAGAAACGATGAACGCCGGTCTGGTCGGTTTGTCCGTATCGTACGCGCTGCAGATCACGCAAACGCTCAACTGGCTCGTGCGCATGACATCTGACGTGGAAACGAACATTGTCGCCGTGGAGCGTATCAAGGAGTACGGTGAAACGAAACAGGAAGCGGCCTGGGAACTTCCAAACAGCACGCTGCCTCGCGATTGGCCCGAACAGGGTATGGTTGAGTTCCGCGATTTCCAGGTACGGTATCGCGAGGGTCTCGATCTGGTGCTGCGCGGTATCTCGTTTACGGTCAATGGTGGCGAAAAAGTCGGCATCGTCGGTCGTACCGGTGCGGGAAAATCCAGCCTTACGCTGGCGCTGTTCCGCATCATTGAGTCGGCCGGCGGTTCGATCGTTATCGATGGACAGGACATTTCGCAGCTTGGTCTGCATTCGCTTCGTTCGCGGTTAACCATTATCCCGCAAGATCCGGTTCTGTTCTCCGGTACACTGCGCATCAATCTCGATCCGTTCAATGCACACTCGGACGATGACATCTGGAAGGCGTTGGAACATGCCCATCTGAAATCGTTCGTTAAAGGTACGTAAATACTATCGAGAAGATAAAATTCAGTCGAATCTTTTGTAAAACTCCGACTTGTGCTTCAGGCTTAACCGCTGGAATCAACCATGAAGTTACGGAAGGTGGCGAGAATCTGTCCGTCGGCCAGCGACAACTCATCTGCTTGGCTCGTGCCCTGCTGCGTAAGACCAAGGTGCTCATTCTGGACGAAGCAACGGCTGCCGTGGATCTCGAAACAGATGATCTGATTCAGGTGGGAATGTTTTGCTACTTTGTTGGCTGAAGAATGAACCTGCTTATTGAACGGATTATGCCTTCCACAGCGCACCATTCGCACGGAGTTTAAGGACTGCACCGTGCTGACCATCGCTCACCGGCTGAACACCATCATGGACTCGGACAAGGTTATCGTGCTTGACAAGGGCCAGATTGTGGAGTTTGCACCACCGTCCGAGTTGTTGCAGTTGAAGAATTCCGCCTTCTACAGTATGGCCAAGGATGCTGGTTTGGTGTAAGGATTGAAACTAACATTAAGTTCTGGtacacatttcatttcatttaacaacaccacacacacacaacaacggtGTGTGAAAAAGTGCGTGCATGTTTAAGGTTtaacttgtttcttttttcgtttgagttttctgttttcttttgacATTCCACATGCCAAACATTCAAAGTGTTGGTGCGTGCATGTGGTTTACATGAGagtttaatgcatttttgtttattttgtttagtttcttcttcgtcttttttgtttagttaattaaattaaagataCTTCTATTGAGCAATTCGTTTGTCTTGTTGCGATAAGTTGCATCACTAATCCTTGCTAGTTGATTTATGTATTGTacttatgttttcttttttgtttgctttgcgtttCTCGTACGACGAGAATTCCGACGAAACAACACATTCTACACTCATAGCTACttaaaaggaaagcaaaaaagcctTGCACGTTTTGCATTTACCGTAATATGTTCGTATATACTTACCATTAATTAACATTGTTTGTGCTGGATGAtgtttacttaaaaaaaaaacaacctgaaAAACTTACAAAATGCCAACCAATAGAATACATACTCATGTACTTACTACGGGATTGCGGGTAAGCGCGAATTGTAATGTTCCagtattttgaaaacaaataaaataattcccaaCTCACTACTTAAGTGAGTGCTGCTGACACAACATCACACATTTAACTATAAAGCAGCTAACGTTAGCAGACAAAATGGTCTTGAGTAAAACAGCTGGTTTACTCCCCCCTAACAGAGGGGCATAGAGGCATTCATTAACAGGAAAACAGTGTGTGTAACTTTATGTACTAAACGGGGTTTTGCTGCAGAGCGTATAGTGTATATGTGTTCAATGAATTGGCAGATTTCGATATTCTTAACCGGATAATATATTGAGGGCTGAGAGTCTATTTTAGTTTAAGCGCTGcatactatttttttaatcactcaaaacaaaaggagaagataatagcaacaacaaaaaaaaaattgcaggTTTAGGATTATATAGTTGAAAGTATAAGAACCAATAATGATAATCGGAACTAACAGCTGGTACaaagatgaaaagtgacaaacaaacttaAGCAGAAGAGAATGTATTATGTGTTCTTTAGAAACCATTACCAACAGAAACCAACAAACCACCAATAGCCATAACAATGAAACTACACCGCCGGACATTTCTCCCCTTAAAAATGGGTGTATTACAAGGTTTACGATACTCTTTGCTACACATTGCCGTTGTATAGGGTAGTGTTTTCCATGAAGCGTGGGGATTATCATTAGTTCATCCTGCAACTTTGGTATGTGAAATTGCAAATACCGTGTACCCCAGTTAGTTACCAGGTGACTGTAACAAAAAGGTTAACGAAACCACACCAGGATAACACACAATAGCAATAGAACTTCGCCGGGGAACACTGGAGAAGAACTAAAAACGAACTTATGTCTACTTTTGATGTAAGTGTATTTGTACTAAACGTTCTGCAATGCAAAAACATAATTCGCTCAAAAGTGCCTTTAATGTGTCAGCTGTGTGGTGTACTattataaactaaaaaaaaaaaaaaacaattaacattATGAAATATGATGCATAGCAAACACTAATACTTAATTTACCTTTGATTAATTCTATGCTCGAGGCTCAGCTGTATGTCGCAACGTACTTCAATACTAATTCCTTTGTCCTTTAACCCGAAACCCATAAAAGTGGATGATTATCTCATGTGGTGCAAACAGTATATGGACGAGTAAATAAAGAATCTTACATTATATTGTTATTTTGAACGAAATAAGATTGACTCCATTTACGCTTCAGCACAACATCCACCCCATTACCATGTATCGAGCGATATAGATATGTTAACGAAAAAgatttatgttatttgttgGGGTCTGTTGTTCGTTAAAGAAGGAAGATTATCGGTCACCATCTTGAAACTACTCATCGGGTAAGCTCGTTacgttttcttgtgttttgtgtcCCATTTTATAGATTTAGTATCATCCATTCCTCATATACCAGTCGGGAGAACATCTATTTTTGAAAGTAAGTTCCGTGcaaatcatattttacatATGTTGTACctttgtttaaataattcgCTCAATatcgttttctattttttcttcatttcagaAAATTCCACTAGCATGGGTCCCGTCCTAGTTTCACATTTTTGCATTGATGGAAAGACTGGTTACAAAGGGAATTTTtgagttatttttgtttgattttatatgATTCTTATTCAGGCTGTTGTAGAGTCTGTGGCGTGTGGTGTTATTTATTGCGAAagagtttaataaaaatagtttcttaCTTAGTTATTTGCTCATTTGTCCTACACTACAACCACTTTCCGGTATGGTGCAGGAATCTCCGAAACTTTCATCGTCCAAGTTTTTACGATCGAAGCAAACcattgattgaaattaattaatgacaAAAGGTTTATTTAGTtgcaattttcaattacatCAATATCAGTACCCTCCTTTTGTGCGATTTAAACCCCAGTTCATGTGCACATTTCTTCCTCCATTATTTTGCTCATCCAGTCGGGTTCTGCTGCACCAATCTTCTCAATCAGTCCGTTCAGCTGATAGCACAATCCCTGAATCTGTTTGTCCCATTGTGGCAACACTTCACGAGctagaaaaaaagagagaacaaGAAAAGGATAAAATACTGCACCATATGAGGATCATTTCCACCAGTTTGCTTACTTTCAAAGTGCACAACCCCATCGATCTGATCGATGTAACCGTTCATACGGCCCTCGGTAATCATTTGGCTTGCGATCCGTTCGGCTTTCGGTGGTGGAATCTCGAGCAGTGCACCGAGCTCTTCGAACGTGATATTGTTGTACAGCTTGCTGGCCGATAGGAGATTGTGTTCGAACACGGCCCGATCCAGTATGGAGGACCCGTCGAGTGTGCTTGCCTTCTGATGCAGCTGTAGCAGCGCCTCAAACTCCTGCAGCTCCGAACGGCGAATGATGCGATCGAGATACATTTTCTCCAGTATCGAGTAGGCCGGTAAGTGTTGGCAGCGTTCATCCTTGAACAGGGTTGCCAACATGCGCGACCGTTGCTGCCCGGCCGATGCTAGTACGGTGCAGATGAGTGCCTTCTTCAGTGCCGTCATACGTTCGCCTTCGTCAACGATCGTACGGTAGGAAAGTTCATTGTATCGCTGTGCGGCTTCGATAAACTTGCGGCGATAGTCAAGAACGCGCGCATAGCACACCTTGTACAGGATCTGCAGCATTTCGTCCTTCGTGTCGGCCTGCAAAATCGAGGCACGATTGATGAACGCTTCCGCCTGAACCGGATCTTCGTCCTCTAGATAGAGTCGCGCTATTTTCAGGTATGTTTCCAGCTTGTAGTCCAAAGGATAGGGTCtggcaatgaaaaaaatggacaaacaTTACAGCGAAACTATCAGAGTAAAAGACAGACTGCAAGCTCACTTCTGGCCAGTTTCCAGCGGGATTCCGCCCAGTACGTTAGCCGCCTCCTTCCAGTTTTGATTACGTTCGTAGATCTGTGCCAAATGTTGCCGAATGCAAGCGACTTGCTCCTCGAACGAAATCACCCTCGGTTGCACCTTGTCCAGTGTGAAGTGGGCGACAGATTTCGAGATATCATCGGGCAGCTTGGTAAGGTGGGTGCTAACGTCGGATAGGAGCTGGCGCGAAATAACCAAGCTAACATGCTCGTTTAGAACTAACGGGGTGAAAAGCACATCAAATCAGTTAAACCTTATGGCCAGtaacagagagaaaaagagagctTTCGTACTTACTAGCTTCGATAAACAGTTTCAAAGTATCGATCAGCTCGCTGCCGGTGTTGAGCAAACTCTGATCCAGCAACGAACGATATTTATCCACCTGCTCCTTATGTATGCCAGACGAATTGGTCAGTGCCACCAGCTGGGTGCGAAGAGCATTCACCGATATGGCCATAATTTTGATTCACCAAACCTTTACAGTGCTCCAGCGATTTTGTTGCGTGCCGTACAGGAAGAAAAcaagggttttgttttgttattgcacACTTGTCGCATCTGTCAACACATTGCGCATCCCTTTGGGAACAGCGAACATAATGACGTTTGCTCAGCGGAaggcaaattttaaattcatataATTCGTTAAAATCCCCCACCTAAAGTTCTGCACGAAGCGTTTGGTTTTATACACTGATTGCACCCCACGCATTTCATACACGATTGATTGAAGACTTTCTTTTTATCCATGCAACTATTTATTCATTCAATATGTCCAAAATTTCCACACTTCCGCCCAGTTTTCTTTGCTCCAGAAAATATATCCCTTCGGAAGAAAACTCACGCCGAGCGATAAGGATTGGCAAAGCATTAAAGCTGAGGAGGCATGCTGTAAATTGAATGTGAAAAAGAGAGGAGTTTTAGCTGTAGCCTGCATTTATTCAGCACTCTCTCTCCTCTCGTTCGTCAATCGACGTTTATTGGCTAGTCTAAACAGTAAATTACTTTATTCTTATTCTTTGAGTGTCTATTTCGGCAGCTTTGTTAGTGATGATACGTCATCAAGCTAACTGTGCATTGCAGTGTGTGTAATGTGCCTTTTTTCAGCccgggtttgtttgtaaattgcaAGCCTTCGGAAACTATGACCAATTTTCTATGTTCACCCACAGGAGCCTTGGTAGATTTTGCGAATCGATTTCTGCACATTGCTGGGATTGAGAAGCGCATGGTTGCCATGGTTCTAATCGCATTAAACCAACACATCCTGATAGCGTTTCTCCGTGGAAGGATATCTCTATCCTCCTCCTTTCGTTGCCTGCTAGTGTTGCCTGGTTGCTGTTTTCGATGGTGCCATTCTCTTAaataatgtgtgttttttctgtcAGTGTATTGTATAGGATTGGATGTCCAGCGGTtctcaatttatttaaactgtAGCATTAGTAGTAGATATATGTGGTAAGGATTCCCTCGATCgtttaatatttcttaaaaCACTTTGCAAACTACACCCAATGCAGCCCCACATTCAATTGTATCCGCAACACCTGGTTTTGCGCACGGGGCTTTAGAGGGGGGTGGAAAAGGGCGCAAGAACACAAAAACGGCACACACAttcgcgcgcgcgctcgcttAAGCCTCCAGCTCTAGAGCAACGCCAATCTTGTGGCCGCCAGCATTGAAGTTCTTGCCATCAACGAGCGTGGACAATGTCAGAGTAATACCTGCGGGGACAAGGAGAGAGTTCAGGTTAGGAGTTTCATGAGAGAGCGCAACTACCATCAGAGGACAGGACACTTACCATCACGGAGCTTCTGCTGGTAGCCGAGACCGATCTGGCTCTGGTTGTTGACCTTAGCACGAACGCAAGCATCCTTGTCCAAGTCGTACTTGGCGGCCATGCCAAACTTCGTGGCATTCGAGCCCGAGGCCCAGGACAGCTGCACGGCCGTTTCCAAACGATCGTTGCATCGCTGATAGATCAGACCACCGAACTCACGGCCATCGTTACTGTCAAATAGAGGTAACGGTAGATGGTTAAGAACGATCTCTTATTAAACACCTTCAAATATGCATTAACTTACACGTTGGTGTGCAGCACAAAGTCTCCGGCCGAGTAGCCGAGAGCGAAATTGTTAGCGGTGATTTTCGACTTCTGGGAGTCAAATGCAACCTGGTAACCGGCCAACCAGCCCTGGTAGTTAGCGACACCGGACGCATTGACCAGCGGTCCGCTCAGGTCAACGTTGAAGTCGGCATCGACACGAACACGGTCATGCGAATAAGCAGTCTTGAAGCGACCGGTTTTGCTTCTGTAGGACAAAGTGAAAAAGTTagtaccactactactactgtccCGTGGATGTTCGGCAGCGTATTGCGGTGGTTTGTGCCGGTATTTGTACGACAAGGCGTAACTGAATGATCGTAATCGTGGCACGTACCCGGTATGCGGCACAAACATGCCATCGAACGAAACCTTCAGCCCCTTGACCAGCTGGTTCTCGACCGACACCTCCGACGTGAGCGTGTTGTCTGTGTTCCATTTCTCCGAGAAGTTCAGACCGTATTCCTTCACTTTGTACTTGGTTTCCAGCGAACCGAACACCTTGCCGGTGTCCTGGTTCGAGTGGCCAGCCGTGCTAAACTCCACGCCCGAGTTGGTCTTGGTCTTCACATCCAGCTTCCACAGGCCGAAGTGGTAGCCTTTGTTGAAGACATCGCGGGCCTGTTTGCCGAGATCGGAGTACGATGGTGGGGCCATCTGTGGGGAAGGGACACAGTTAAACGAAAGGCGTTAGAAATATCCCAAAGTTAATCGTTGCATGTTGCCGAAGCATTAAATATCTGCATCTGTCCGCAACACGTGCACGGCCAACGATAGCAGACGCAAACGATTCGAgatcgttttgttgtgtgttgttgatgGCGTGCCTTAGAATTATATTCAGAATTAGTTTTCTCTGGCTTCTTTTTCCGCGCTTGCATCGATACAAAGCGAAAAAAGAGCGCTGCACAGATGCCGGTAGGTGATTAGAGAGCTGCTGGCGATGATGTTGTTATTGACATCTAATCAAGTTAGCCTCCCTTCTGCATTGCTTAGTTTGCCCCCGCGCTAGAACAGATCAATCTTCGTCGTTGCCGGGGAGATGGCTACTGTGATGAATATTATTACCCAGAGCGTACAATGAACCTGCAGTACTTTTGTTCCTTCAGTATTCAAATAGAAAAAGGGTGTATTAATCTACCCATCGCACGTTATATCATCTACAAGcagtgaaagaaaacaaccccaTTATACAATCCCTGCAATCCTCGCAAAGATTGCAGAACCACTATCGGCTGTTGTTTACCAACCTTGCTCTGAAAATCGTtattcaatatttgttttatcaacGTCGTATATCAAAAGGAAGATCATTGCCGATCCTCCATCGCTCTGGCATTGTGTGCGCGCTTGGGGACACGGTCACAACAACTCACCGGATTTGGTGACGTAACCGAGACGAGCTCGCTCACAGCGCGTGGTCCGGGTCTGTCACTATGGTAGACAGACCATAGGTACCTCCTCACTGGTTTACTCTTTCTGTCCTGTGGAATCTCTCCCGCAGTATAGCCCAGCACGCATCGTGTCATTGCTCATTGCTCTCTTCGACTAAAGCCGGCatttttttatcgtatgaTGAAAATATCTTATCACACCCTGTCACTATATTGCACGGACACACAAACGCATCTTACGCAGGTTTGGAAGGTGtatgataaattaattaactgtCACGGCCATTCCATCAACATCGCGCGTTGCGCATCCCGTGATTGTGCGGTTTCTCCCGCCCCCCTTTAGGGAGTCGCACGGGAAAGTAATCTATTTGCGCACCAAAACCATGTACTGACGAGGCGTGTACTTGCGCTGGCCAATTTCATTCTAAACGCTTACATAAGCCTATTTTTTTAACGCTACAGAGGGAATACGGCATTACTGCTAGGTGTTTTTGGTGTCCAGCGTTCCGTGCTGGGCCACTTATTCCGCACGATCGGTGCGTACAGTTCACGATGAATCGAAAACGCAATGGAATCGACAAAAAGCTGACTCAGCTCGTCAAATACAATCCTCATCTAATTGATGGATAACCACTTATGAAagtgttttgaataattccaAGTTTCAGTATCTTTGGCAGAAGCGGGATATTTCCTTGGAAGCATTGCATGCACTGAAAAAGACTGCTGCTTCACGCACGTGAAATCAGCcatattgatttttgtttttttttttccttttagtttcttttcatAGCCTACCAGGATAGCCCGTGCTACCTCGTCACAGCGTTAGCCAaagtgagaagaaaaagaaaatgatccGATGCCCACATGGCGAGCGGCGTCCTATTGCCTGGCGTACCACAAAGCAGAAGCGAAAGCATACAGCAGCCACCCGAAACAATGGATTCTTATGAAATTTATCGATTGGTTATGTAATCTCAAACTGCACTAAATGCCGGCATGTGATCCTTCCTTCCAACCAAATGCGATCGCATGCTTGGTGTACGCCACAGACACAAAACGCAATTAGGAGAAACACTTCATGCGTCGACGAAGGCAGAACACACATTTCTAACGTTGGGTGAGGCtggttcatcatcattttcggcTACCCCGGAAGATTATGTCGTGGCTCGCGGCCGCACTCTCTCTACACTTTTATCGACCACCCGGAATGGTGGCGATTTGCAGTCAAAAAAATCCCTAAAAAGAAGTCAACACGCTTGCTTCCGGATACTTACTTTTATGCACTGAGTGTTTTACTTCACGTTACAACACGGAAACACGAGAAAAATCGCCTTTTCTTGCACGGAAATTAGCGAAATGCCACGGAGAAATGGGCACGCACACGGGTCCGGGTCGAATTTTTTTCAC
This Anopheles marshallii chromosome 3, idAnoMarsDA_429_01, whole genome shotgun sequence DNA region includes the following protein-coding sequences:
- the LOC128711488 gene encoding COP9 signalosome complex subunit 4, encoding MAISVNALRTQLVALTNSSGIHKEQVDKYRSLLDQSLLNTGSELIDTLKLFIEAILNEHVSLVISRQLLSDVSTHLTKLPDDISKSVAHFTLDKVQPRVISFEEQVACIRQHLAQIYERNQNWKEAANVLGGIPLETGQKPYPLDYKLETYLKIARLYLEDEDPVQAEAFINRASILQADTKDEMLQILYKVCYARVLDYRRKFIEAAQRYNELSYRTIVDEGERMTALKKALICTVLASAGQQRSRMLATLFKDERCQHLPAYSILEKMYLDRIIRRSELQEFEALLQLHQKASTLDGSSILDRAVFEHNLLSASKLYNNITFEELGALLEIPPPKAERIASQMITEGRMNGYIDQIDGVVHFETREVLPQWDKQIQGLCYQLNGLIEKIGAAEPDWMSKIMEEEMCT
- the LOC128713462 gene encoding voltage-dependent anion-selective channel-like, whose product is MAPPSYSDLGKQARDVFNKGYHFGLWKLDVKTKTNSGVEFSTAGHSNQDTGKVFGSLETKYKVKEYGLNFSEKWNTDNTLTSEVSVENQLVKGLKVSFDGMFVPHTGSKTGRFKTAYSHDRVRVDADFNVDLSGPLVNASGVANYQGWLAGYQVAFDSQKSKITANNFALGYSAGDFVLHTNVNDGREFGGLIYQRCNDRLETAVQLSWASGSNATKFGMAAKYDLDKDACVRAKVNNQSQIGLGYQQKLRDGITLTLSTLVDGKNFNAGGHKIGVALELEA